Proteins encoded in a region of the Veillonella parvula genome:
- the yfbR gene encoding 5'-deoxynucleotidase: MSSFFAFLKRMRFINRWSLMRNTEIENIQEHSLEVAMVAHNLGAIKNEYFGGNVDINKVAVIAMYHEVSEIFTGDMPTPIKYFDPKLRELYGEVETLAQEKMLSTLPDRLQSVYKPILVDAEASPEWSIVKAADTISAYMKCVKELKAGNDEFKEAHDSILAKLKTLNMPEVDMFIELYIPALGKSLDELNYYEIK, encoded by the coding sequence ATGAGTTCATTTTTTGCATTTTTAAAACGCATGCGCTTTATCAATCGATGGAGCCTCATGCGAAATACGGAAATAGAAAATATTCAAGAACATAGCCTTGAAGTGGCTATGGTAGCCCACAATTTGGGAGCTATAAAAAATGAATACTTCGGTGGAAATGTAGATATTAATAAGGTAGCTGTTATAGCTATGTATCATGAGGTAAGTGAAATCTTTACAGGAGATATGCCGACACCAATCAAGTATTTTGATCCAAAGTTGCGTGAACTGTATGGTGAGGTCGAAACTTTGGCGCAAGAAAAAATGCTATCAACCTTGCCAGACCGGTTACAATCTGTTTATAAGCCTATACTTGTTGATGCAGAGGCTAGTCCAGAATGGTCTATTGTTAAGGCTGCCGATACAATTTCAGCCTATATGAAATGCGTCAAAGAGCTCAAGGCAGGAAATGATGAGTTTAAAGAGGCACATGACTCTATCTTAGCTAAGTTGAAAACTCTAAATATGCCTGAGGTAGATATGTTTATTGAATTATATATCCCTGCTCTTGGTAAAAGCTTGGATGAGTTGAACTATTACGAAATTAAGTAA
- a CDS encoding epoxyqueuosine reductase, translating into MKDINLQEICKELHIYEFGIASWPLPEQAKTILFESNPCPFTTADVEARLLGTTQFMPKSAIVCLFPYHVQHKGHANLSRYTWSTDYHLVINEYLERLIERLQIIDDSAQFSIHCDTSPLADRYMAYLAGLGFYGKNNCFISPKWGSYVVIGTILTTLELKPNTPLEQSCIGCNRCITACLGQCLGHDEFKFATCKSYLTQKKEELTDEEEQILAKTPLVFGCDVCQEVCPHNKDFPTTPIPEFQQIEPYINIDELETLTNKEFKAKYGHRAFSWRGKKILMRNQEIIDRKSKL; encoded by the coding sequence ATGAAAGATATAAATTTACAGGAAATTTGCAAAGAATTACATATTTATGAATTTGGAATTGCCTCATGGCCACTACCTGAACAGGCCAAAACTATTTTATTTGAAAGCAACCCATGCCCTTTTACTACGGCAGATGTGGAAGCAAGACTACTAGGAACTACTCAGTTTATGCCCAAAAGTGCCATCGTTTGTCTATTCCCGTACCATGTACAACACAAAGGCCATGCCAATCTATCGCGCTATACATGGTCAACAGATTATCACCTGGTCATTAATGAATATTTAGAACGTCTTATTGAAAGATTACAAATAATTGATGACTCGGCTCAGTTCTCTATTCATTGCGACACCTCTCCTTTAGCAGATCGGTACATGGCCTACTTAGCAGGTCTCGGCTTTTACGGAAAGAACAACTGTTTTATCAGCCCTAAATGGGGTTCTTATGTCGTTATTGGTACGATTTTAACAACACTAGAACTCAAACCAAATACCCCTCTTGAGCAGTCCTGTATAGGATGCAATCGTTGTATTACAGCATGCTTAGGCCAATGTTTGGGCCATGACGAATTTAAATTCGCGACCTGTAAAAGCTACTTAACTCAGAAAAAAGAAGAACTTACCGATGAAGAGGAACAGATTCTCGCTAAAACACCACTCGTATTTGGTTGTGATGTGTGCCAAGAGGTGTGTCCTCACAACAAAGATTTTCCAACTACGCCCATCCCAGAATTCCAACAGATAGAACCGTATATTAATATAGACGAACTAGAAACACTAACGAACAAAGAATTCAAAGCAAAATACGGTCATCGAGCCTTCTCGTGGCGAGGTAAAAAAATACTAATGAGAAATCAAGAGATTATAGATAGAAAAAGCAAACTATAA
- a CDS encoding FAD binding domain-containing protein, translated as MLAFMKVLQPKTVEEAYELATKNKTAPMLAGGCWLRLGRRTWPSVIDMASLDLRYVREEDKEFVIGAMATQGDVERFEPLQQFCGGAVVKGVKEILGVQFRNTATMGGSVASKFGFSDIIPALLAVHADIVTFKGGRMSMQDYMTYRERDILVEIRIPKVDVPVAVEALRISRGDFPLLTGALRHDEKGVELYIGTRPGTPQLAEKASALLSERGLSAAKEAGQLASEELVYQSNSHASKEYRMEMVKAMVQRLAKEVAQ; from the coding sequence ATGTTAGCATTTATGAAAGTATTACAACCGAAGACGGTGGAAGAGGCTTACGAATTAGCCACAAAGAACAAAACTGCTCCTATGCTAGCAGGCGGCTGTTGGCTGCGTCTAGGACGACGTACTTGGCCATCAGTGATTGATATGGCGAGTCTTGATTTGCGTTATGTTCGTGAAGAAGATAAGGAGTTTGTAATTGGCGCTATGGCGACACAAGGAGATGTGGAACGCTTTGAGCCTTTACAACAATTCTGCGGCGGTGCCGTAGTTAAAGGCGTTAAGGAGATTCTTGGCGTTCAATTTAGGAATACTGCTACCATGGGCGGCTCTGTAGCAAGTAAATTTGGCTTCTCTGATATCATCCCTGCGCTATTGGCAGTGCATGCAGACATCGTTACCTTTAAAGGTGGTCGTATGTCCATGCAAGACTATATGACATATAGAGAACGTGATATTCTCGTGGAAATTCGCATCCCTAAAGTAGATGTACCTGTAGCTGTTGAAGCTCTTCGCATCTCTCGTGGCGACTTCCCATTATTGACAGGTGCTCTTCGCCATGACGAAAAAGGCGTTGAATTATACATCGGCACAAGACCTGGTACACCTCAATTAGCAGAAAAAGCAAGTGCTTTGCTTTCAGAAAGAGGATTATCTGCCGCAAAAGAGGCAGGTCAATTGGCATCCGAAGAACTAGTGTATCAATCTAACTCTCATGCGTCCAAAGAATATCGCATGGAAATGGTAAAAGCAATGGTTCAACGCTTAGCTAAGGAGGTGGCACAATAA
- a CDS encoding (2Fe-2S)-binding protein — protein sequence MELVLNINNKNVTVNVPTDEMLLDTLRNLGYYSVRCGCDTTNCGLCTVWVDDEIILSCAYPTFRAPGHKITTLEGLQEEAELLAACIASEGADQCGFCTTGMMMSAINLKRKNPKASDDEIREYLIGNLCRCTGYESQLRGVRKFLEGGL from the coding sequence ATGGAACTCGTACTTAATATTAATAACAAAAATGTAACTGTTAATGTGCCAACTGATGAGATGTTGCTAGACACATTGCGTAATCTTGGCTATTACAGTGTCCGCTGTGGCTGTGATACTACAAACTGTGGCCTTTGCACTGTATGGGTGGATGACGAAATTATTTTGTCCTGTGCCTACCCTACATTTCGTGCGCCAGGACATAAAATTACTACATTAGAAGGTTTACAAGAGGAAGCTGAATTATTAGCGGCTTGTATCGCAAGTGAAGGCGCAGATCAGTGTGGTTTTTGTACAACTGGCATGATGATGAGTGCTATTAATTTGAAACGCAAAAATCCAAAGGCTAGCGATGATGAGATTCGCGAATACCTCATAGGTAACTTGTGTCGCTGTACTGGTTATGAATCACAACTTCGAGGAGTTCGTAAATTCTTAGAAGGAGGCCTATAA
- a CDS encoding xanthine dehydrogenase family protein molybdopterin-binding subunit, producing MMNKHIGKSYDKVDSKGILSGKPSYTGDFVPKDALVIKALRSPHAQARIKSIDTSKAKLIPGVEAIFTYEDVPNTRFTLAGQTYPEPSAYDALILDPVVRYVGDEVALIVAKDEATALKAMPLIKVEYEVQKPVLDMHTAIDHETIVHPEDDIHNNIPVGQDYKRNICVSYHKRVGDVEAELAKCDYVAEGTYFDQATRQTAMEPFQSFGYIDALGRVVIVSSTQIVFHVRRHIARALGIPATKVRVIKPRIGGGFGSKQTACTEIMTAFVAWTLKKPCYLLYDRTEAQTCSTTRHAREWKIRVGATKDGIIKVIDMDSITAAGAHATHCFTTTTAGEHKSVPLYNKATAVHYGTEGVYTNQTPGGAFRGYGATEALWPLECAVNQLADKMGIDPAELRQKNLIAEGEQSLVYAPDEYLDSGLFQDTVNRVKEMARWDERPHSWDIDERYRGGLGMALALQGSGVANIDVASVEIRLGDDGNYTLYTGSSDMGMGSNTVLTQMACEVIGCPMEYMTVIESDTDIVPFDPGSYASSTTYVTGTAAKMAAEELRTKIIAKFAQFFETDVENVDFDGVVATTKDGAKTMDIHQLAPKLLVGVNAEQLSGFATWGSYTSPPPFMASIAEVKVDKQTGKVIPLHFYSCVDCGTVINPKLARVQVEGGVVQAIGMALYEDVRYSNNGRLETNNLMTYKIPTRQDIGELHTDFVESYEPTGGFGAKSIGEVVINTGCPAIQHAIKNAVGADIRTLPMTPEKVFMAMDEKYKV from the coding sequence ATGATGAACAAGCATATTGGTAAGTCCTATGACAAAGTTGACTCCAAAGGTATTTTGTCTGGTAAACCGTCTTATACTGGTGATTTTGTTCCCAAAGATGCGCTCGTTATTAAGGCCCTTCGTAGTCCTCATGCTCAGGCGCGCATCAAATCTATTGATACATCTAAAGCCAAATTGATCCCTGGCGTAGAAGCTATTTTTACTTATGAAGATGTGCCTAATACGCGATTCACATTAGCAGGTCAAACATATCCAGAGCCATCCGCTTATGATGCGCTTATTTTGGACCCTGTAGTTCGCTATGTTGGAGACGAAGTAGCTCTCATCGTAGCAAAAGATGAGGCTACAGCGCTTAAAGCAATGCCGCTTATCAAGGTTGAATACGAAGTACAGAAACCTGTACTTGATATGCATACTGCTATCGATCATGAAACTATAGTACATCCTGAAGATGATATTCACAATAATATCCCTGTAGGACAAGATTACAAACGCAATATTTGCGTATCCTATCACAAACGGGTAGGAGATGTGGAAGCAGAACTTGCTAAATGTGATTACGTGGCAGAAGGCACATACTTTGACCAGGCCACACGCCAAACAGCGATGGAACCATTCCAAAGCTTTGGATATATAGATGCGCTAGGTCGTGTAGTTATCGTATCCTCTACGCAAATCGTATTCCATGTACGCCGTCACATCGCTCGTGCACTCGGTATTCCGGCCACAAAAGTCCGTGTTATTAAACCTCGTATCGGCGGCGGTTTCGGCTCTAAACAAACGGCTTGTACAGAAATTATGACGGCCTTTGTAGCGTGGACATTGAAAAAACCTTGTTATCTCTTATACGATCGTACAGAAGCACAAACTTGCTCTACTACACGTCATGCTCGTGAATGGAAAATCCGTGTAGGTGCTACAAAAGATGGCATTATTAAAGTTATTGATATGGACTCCATCACAGCCGCTGGTGCACATGCAACTCATTGCTTCACTACTACAACGGCTGGCGAACATAAATCTGTACCTTTATACAACAAAGCGACTGCTGTTCATTATGGTACAGAAGGTGTGTATACTAATCAAACTCCGGGTGGTGCTTTCCGTGGGTATGGTGCAACAGAAGCATTGTGGCCATTAGAATGTGCAGTAAACCAGTTAGCTGATAAGATGGGGATTGATCCAGCTGAGTTACGTCAGAAGAACTTAATAGCAGAAGGTGAACAAAGCTTAGTATATGCTCCAGATGAATATCTTGATTCTGGTCTTTTCCAAGATACTGTAAATCGCGTAAAAGAAATGGCTCGTTGGGATGAACGCCCTCATTCTTGGGATATCGATGAGCGCTATCGTGGTGGACTTGGCATGGCTTTAGCATTACAAGGCTCTGGTGTCGCAAATATCGATGTGGCATCTGTTGAAATTCGTCTTGGTGATGATGGTAATTATACACTGTATACTGGGTCTTCTGATATGGGCATGGGGTCTAATACCGTATTGACTCAAATGGCCTGTGAAGTAATAGGTTGTCCTATGGAATATATGACTGTTATAGAATCAGATACAGATATCGTACCATTCGATCCAGGGTCTTACGCATCTAGTACAACTTATGTAACGGGTACTGCTGCTAAGATGGCTGCAGAAGAATTGCGCACTAAGATTATTGCTAAATTTGCTCAATTCTTTGAAACCGACGTTGAAAACGTTGACTTTGACGGCGTTGTAGCTACCACAAAAGATGGTGCTAAAACAATGGATATCCATCAATTGGCACCAAAATTATTAGTTGGTGTTAATGCGGAGCAGTTGTCTGGTTTTGCTACATGGGGTAGTTATACATCCCCACCTCCATTTATGGCATCTATTGCTGAGGTGAAGGTAGATAAACAAACAGGTAAGGTTATTCCTCTTCATTTCTATTCTTGTGTTGATTGTGGTACTGTTATCAACCCTAAATTGGCTCGAGTTCAAGTTGAGGGTGGTGTGGTACAAGCTATCGGCATGGCTTTATATGAAGATGTACGCTATTCCAATAATGGTCGTTTGGAAACAAACAATCTTATGACTTATAAAATCCCAACTCGTCAGGATATTGGTGAATTACATACAGACTTTGTAGAATCTTACGAGCCTACAGGTGGTTTCGGCGCTAAATCTATTGGTGAGGTTGTCATCAATACGGGGTGCCCTGCTATTCAACATGCCATTAAAAATGCAGTTGGTGCGGATATTCGTACATTACCTATGACACCTGAGAAGGTATTTATGGCTATGGACGAGAAATATAAAGTATAG
- the yqeC gene encoding selenium cofactor biosynthesis protein YqeC, which produces MTSQTSYWNRLIQPGIVALVGAGGKTTVLSKLVEYGRLKGQPIVVTTTTRLYESQVAHYEPIYTHNINEADEYCTDRLLHGYCGAWFAGITGTKVDSLDCDLIDGLSKLHPNWQIVVEADGAKEKWLKAPKTTEPVIPSLTKTTIGLVNLQMLGAPLDDEHVHNIELVQDIVKRDMGAIVTPRMLADLVLHRQGLFQYSKGKKILFCTGYETVQHRIIDDFIDHIVDSDITAIILADGYKASCEIRRIIQCR; this is translated from the coding sequence ATGACATCACAAACATCCTATTGGAATCGATTGATTCAGCCGGGAATCGTTGCCCTTGTTGGGGCAGGCGGTAAAACGACTGTGCTTTCAAAACTAGTAGAATATGGACGGCTGAAAGGTCAGCCCATCGTAGTTACGACTACGACTCGACTTTATGAGTCTCAGGTGGCTCATTATGAACCGATTTATACTCATAATATTAATGAAGCTGATGAGTATTGTACTGACCGACTTTTACATGGCTATTGTGGTGCGTGGTTCGCTGGAATTACAGGAACAAAAGTAGACTCCTTAGATTGTGATCTTATCGATGGTTTATCCAAGTTACATCCCAATTGGCAAATTGTTGTAGAAGCAGATGGGGCGAAGGAAAAATGGCTCAAGGCACCTAAGACGACCGAACCTGTCATTCCATCTCTTACAAAGACTACGATTGGCCTCGTGAATCTACAAATGCTAGGGGCCCCGTTAGATGATGAGCACGTACATAATATCGAGCTTGTTCAAGATATTGTAAAACGCGATATGGGGGCTATTGTAACTCCTCGTATGTTGGCTGATCTTGTTTTGCATAGGCAAGGTTTATTCCAATACAGTAAAGGTAAGAAAATACTATTCTGTACTGGTTATGAAACAGTACAACATCGCATTATCGATGATTTTATTGATCATATTGTTGATAGTGATATTACGGCTATCATTTTGGCTGATGGATATAAAGCAAGTTGTGAAATCCGTCGCATTATTCAATGTCGGTAG
- a CDS encoding nucleotidyltransferase family protein gives MTIMKANCNTAFSPMRDPIDRHPLHIGIVLLVGGQSKRMGCNKQLLPWRGKTVLDAVCGALQGGWGGQVASTVSCRLPFVAVTGDDHEKLEPIVTNYGFEAIRNDHPELGQGVSIAMGVRHLMNTSSIPLDGILCSVGDQPLLTSAVVHEVIRAFNENFHPKTIVVPHYGANYHSGNPVLFGSHWFDYLQQIQGDQGGKTIIHGDGKAHVVKLWISDDIGDDIDTPDDFERLKHRESEAL, from the coding sequence ATGACTATTATGAAGGCAAATTGTAACACCGCTTTTAGTCCCATGAGAGACCCCATAGACCGTCATCCTTTGCATATTGGCATTGTCCTCCTTGTGGGAGGACAATCCAAGCGTATGGGATGTAATAAGCAACTCTTGCCCTGGCGTGGTAAGACTGTTCTAGATGCGGTCTGTGGGGCTCTTCAAGGTGGATGGGGTGGACAGGTGGCTTCTACTGTATCGTGTAGGCTACCTTTTGTGGCGGTTACTGGTGATGATCATGAGAAATTAGAACCAATTGTCACAAACTATGGTTTTGAAGCCATTCGAAATGACCATCCTGAACTAGGGCAAGGCGTATCCATAGCGATGGGAGTACGTCATTTGATGAATACGTCATCCATACCGCTAGACGGTATTCTCTGTTCAGTAGGAGATCAACCACTTCTGACGAGTGCTGTTGTACACGAGGTCATTCGTGCGTTTAATGAAAACTTTCATCCGAAAACTATCGTCGTTCCACATTATGGGGCAAATTATCACTCGGGAAATCCCGTTCTCTTTGGTTCTCATTGGTTTGATTATTTACAACAGATTCAAGGGGATCAAGGGGGTAAGACCATTATTCATGGTGATGGTAAAGCCCATGTCGTGAAATTATGGATTAGTGATGATATTGGCGACGATATCGATACACCCGATGATTTTGAGCGTTTGAAACATCGTGAAAGTGAGGCATTATGA
- the yqeB gene encoding selenium-dependent molybdenum cofactor biosynthesis protein YqeB, with translation MKPLVLMRGGGDIASGAVYRLRRAGYPVVISEIAIPTMIRREVCYGNAVHRGEMILERFVARHVSLSEVKDTLAQEIIPVVTSSYEELLDTLKPEIVVDAILSKKNLGTKRDDADLVIGVGPGFIAGEDVDVVIETMRGHSLGRCIYDGPAQPNTGIPGNVGGYTHERVIHSPKAGLFTAKRHIGDSVQANEVIGYVDEEPVRAKITGILRGILKSGLIVSDHFKLADVDARCEESHCYSISDKSLAVGGGVLEAVTAWDYERNLDGNNL, from the coding sequence ATGAAACCATTGGTACTCATGCGTGGAGGCGGAGACATTGCTTCCGGCGCTGTATATAGATTGAGACGGGCGGGCTATCCCGTTGTAATTAGTGAAATAGCGATTCCTACCATGATTCGCCGCGAAGTATGTTACGGTAATGCGGTTCATCGTGGAGAGATGATTTTGGAACGTTTTGTTGCTCGTCATGTGTCTCTTAGTGAAGTGAAGGATACATTGGCACAGGAAATCATCCCCGTTGTTACTAGCTCATATGAGGAATTATTGGACACTTTAAAACCAGAGATTGTAGTCGATGCTATTTTGAGTAAAAAGAATCTTGGTACAAAACGGGATGATGCAGATCTCGTTATCGGTGTGGGCCCTGGATTTATTGCTGGAGAAGATGTAGATGTAGTCATTGAAACGATGCGTGGTCATTCATTAGGTCGCTGTATCTATGATGGACCAGCTCAACCTAATACAGGTATCCCTGGAAATGTAGGTGGCTACACTCATGAGCGCGTTATTCATTCTCCAAAGGCTGGACTATTTACAGCAAAACGTCATATTGGGGATTCTGTACAAGCTAATGAAGTAATTGGTTATGTTGATGAAGAACCAGTAAGAGCGAAAATTACAGGTATTCTACGAGGCATTTTAAAAAGTGGGCTCATCGTATCAGATCATTTTAAGTTGGCTGATGTGGATGCTCGTTGTGAAGAGTCTCATTGCTATAGTATTTCAGATAAATCCCTTGCTGTCGGTGGAGGTGTATTAGAGGCTGTTACCGCTTGGGATTATGAAAGGAATCTAGATGGAAACAATTTATGA
- a CDS encoding XdhC family protein, producing METIYDVMKDRLQVTETTVMVTVLSGPRQGDKTIYAEDGRVLYGTPIEGFTVDKAKLNSLCMVGEMECFVQPVENDPSVLVLGAGHVSRAITDLLLFIGCRVTVVDDRPEYVVPEFFDERVIRKCLPLENFKNDLPLDEYTGFIIVTRAHEYDNICLEQLRGYLPTYMGVMGSQKRIHHAFEVLREQGWTQDELDMVYAPIGLDLGAQTPEEIALSIVSEYLAVVRGKKGGSLRKGRVIHES from the coding sequence ATGGAAACAATTTATGATGTGATGAAAGATCGTCTACAGGTTACTGAAACTACTGTGATGGTTACTGTTCTATCCGGTCCTCGTCAAGGGGATAAGACTATTTATGCTGAAGATGGAAGGGTTCTATACGGAACTCCTATTGAAGGGTTTACTGTAGATAAAGCAAAGCTAAATTCTCTATGCATGGTAGGCGAAATGGAGTGTTTCGTACAACCTGTAGAAAATGATCCGTCAGTTCTCGTATTAGGCGCAGGTCATGTTAGCCGAGCGATTACAGATTTGCTGCTGTTTATTGGATGTCGTGTTACAGTCGTAGATGACCGTCCAGAATATGTAGTTCCTGAATTCTTTGATGAACGTGTCATACGTAAATGCTTACCTTTAGAAAACTTCAAGAACGATTTACCTCTTGATGAATATACTGGTTTTATCATTGTGACACGTGCTCATGAGTACGATAATATATGCTTAGAGCAATTACGAGGGTACTTGCCTACCTATATGGGCGTTATGGGCAGCCAAAAACGCATCCATCACGCTTTTGAAGTGTTGCGTGAGCAGGGATGGACTCAAGATGAGTTAGATATGGTATATGCGCCTATTGGTCTAGATTTAGGAGCTCAAACGCCTGAGGAAATTGCATTATCTATCGTTAGTGAATATTTGGCAGTGGTGCGTGGAAAAAAAGGCGGCTCATTGCGGAAAGGTAGAGTGATCCATGAATCGTGA
- a CDS encoding XdhC family protein: MNREFIEYLSERKNETLAVATILYTCGSTPRKAGTSMVVFPDGSIFGTIGGGRAENEIRLSAVDSLNKKEAHRRIDVHLDDDVAVKEGMVCGGQMDVWIETQNI; the protein is encoded by the coding sequence ATGAATCGTGAGTTTATTGAATACCTTAGTGAACGTAAAAACGAAACCTTAGCAGTAGCCACTATTTTATATACTTGTGGATCCACACCTCGTAAAGCTGGTACATCTATGGTTGTATTTCCTGATGGATCTATTTTTGGTACTATCGGCGGCGGACGTGCGGAAAATGAAATCCGCCTAAGTGCGGTGGACTCTTTGAATAAAAAAGAAGCTCACCGTCGTATCGATGTTCATCTCGATGATGACGTAGCTGTTAAAGAAGGCATGGTTTGTGGGGGCCAAATGGATGTTTGGATTGAAACACAAAACATCTAA